The Virgibacillus phasianinus genome includes a window with the following:
- a CDS encoding DnaJ family domain-containing protein, with protein MDKDREYRDFIGEMIEASGKKDEFKGNGKPLPKDYMKRDVFQNFQKTAKDAGFLPPWLKLQKEISLLVHAAETESDIEAINKKIRKHNGMCPAPMQKRLVTLNNLEKAKEIW; from the coding sequence ATGGATAAGGATCGGGAATATCGTGATTTCATTGGTGAGATGATTGAGGCATCAGGGAAAAAGGATGAATTCAAGGGCAATGGGAAGCCATTACCGAAAGATTATATGAAGCGGGATGTATTCCAAAACTTTCAAAAGACCGCAAAAGATGCCGGCTTCCTGCCGCCCTGGTTAAAGCTGCAGAAAGAAATCTCGCTATTAGTCCATGCTGCTGAAACGGAATCTGACATAGAAGCCATTAATAAAAAAATACGCAAACACAACGGTATGTGCCCTGCACCTATGCAGAAAAGACTAGTAACGTTGAATAATTTGGAGAAGGCTAAAGAAATATGGTGA
- the dapG gene encoding aspartate kinase, protein MTILVQKFGGTSLQSPMSISKVITHIKNAIERKYKVVVVVSALGRKPDPYATDTLLSLVNNYGACNEKREMDLLMSCGETIASVKLSNELQHNDLTSIALTGAQAGIMTSSEFTQANIKHINTARLLHELTNYDVVVVAGFQGQTSAGDITTIGRGGSDTTAAALGVALNAEKVEIFTDVNGIMTADPRMVKSARKLPIASYSETSSLAYQGAKVIHPKAVEIAMQANIPLHVRSTFSKKSGTLVTNSTIKRITSIAYMPALTQINVKCREKLHPLHSAFLQDMTEAGMPVDFVKISRTDLFFTIPSTYTQSAVNQLTKLGFLPQVKENCAKVSVVGGIIGVTGIALKVVQTLIEKGIEILQSADGHITTCVLIHEKDVSEAVNTLHDVFHLGYKIEKARTF, encoded by the coding sequence ATGACAATTTTAGTTCAGAAATTTGGCGGGACTTCGTTGCAATCACCAATGAGCATTTCTAAAGTGATTACTCATATTAAAAATGCGATTGAACGTAAATATAAAGTAGTAGTTGTTGTTTCCGCATTAGGACGCAAGCCAGATCCCTATGCTACAGATACGTTACTAAGTCTTGTAAATAATTATGGAGCATGTAATGAGAAACGTGAAATGGATCTGTTGATGTCATGTGGGGAAACAATTGCCAGTGTGAAATTATCCAATGAGTTGCAACATAATGATCTTACATCCATTGCACTTACTGGTGCGCAGGCAGGGATTATGACATCATCTGAATTTACGCAGGCAAATATTAAACATATAAATACCGCTCGCTTATTACATGAATTAACTAATTATGATGTTGTTGTGGTTGCAGGGTTTCAGGGTCAAACATCCGCAGGGGATATTACCACGATTGGCAGAGGCGGAAGTGACACCACTGCCGCGGCACTTGGAGTTGCACTCAATGCTGAAAAGGTTGAAATCTTTACAGATGTTAACGGAATTATGACAGCCGATCCAAGAATGGTCAAATCGGCAAGGAAATTACCAATTGCATCCTATTCGGAGACTAGTAGTTTAGCTTACCAAGGAGCAAAAGTGATTCACCCCAAAGCTGTTGAAATTGCTATGCAAGCAAATATACCCTTACATGTGCGTTCTACTTTTTCAAAAAAGAGTGGTACCTTGGTAACAAATTCAACCATAAAAAGGATTACTAGTATTGCTTATATGCCTGCTTTAACCCAAATTAACGTTAAATGTCGGGAGAAACTGCACCCTCTCCATTCGGCGTTTTTGCAGGATATGACGGAAGCAGGTATGCCAGTTGATTTTGTTAAAATTTCTCGTACTGATTTATTTTTTACAATTCCAAGTACTTATACACAGTCTGCAGTAAATCAACTAACAAAATTAGGCTTTCTTCCACAGGTAAAGGAAAATTGCGCAAAGGTTTCAGTGGTAGGGGGAATAATTGGGGTTACCGGAATTGCTTTAAAAGTAGTACAAACACTTATTGAAAAAGGAATTGAAATTCTGCAGTCCGCCGATGGTCACATAACGACATGTGTGTTAATTCATGAGAAGGATGTTTCAGAAGCAGTTAATACATTGCATGATGTATTTCATTTAGGTTATAAGATCGAAAAGGCAAGAACTTTTTAA
- a CDS encoding IucA/IucC family protein encodes MKINETPLHMLSEKTWKEADRQLLAKMLQEFMYEEIIMPTLLKEKENVQFYEWHDKKGTVYQFEAKPRLFDSFQVSVESIEVIKVEETEIPLSLALLLSIQEEGKMTGSTAGHLVKEYLHTLVADTHLEGKAKSSEQLTELDYAELEGEMTGHPWITYNKGRIGFGYDDYLEYAPEQQRKVNLSWIAVHQNIGSFHSIERLAYRELLTQELGQAKSEQFKKRLKDLGVTESDYYFMPIHEWQWNNMIVSMFAAEIAKREIIPLGEGEDDYLPQQSIRTFVNVTNKDHYHVKLPISILNTLVHRGLPSERTVIAPEVTEFMKNILEHDSFLKETCRLGLLGEVATMNVDHRAFHQLKGVPYQYLEMLGVVWRESIYKEVQGDENPITLAALLYVDHEGTPFVSKLIEKSGLTVEQWVHKLTNAILPPLLHCLYQYGVVFSPHGQNTVLVLKDSIPERIIMKDFVDDVNISDQPLPELAELSSEMKEVLRCEPPEGLTQFIFTGLFICHFRYLSNILQENEQFSEHRFWSIVREEVLSYQAKFPQLQERFELFDLFRPTFTKLTLNRNRMFDYGYEDGDDRPHASEHGNVANALHEVISQNDHVKKRVFK; translated from the coding sequence ATGAAAATTAATGAGACGCCTTTACATATGTTATCTGAAAAGACTTGGAAGGAAGCAGATCGACAACTTTTGGCGAAAATGCTTCAAGAGTTTATGTACGAAGAAATTATTATGCCGACATTGTTGAAGGAAAAAGAAAATGTCCAGTTTTATGAATGGCATGACAAAAAAGGAACGGTGTACCAATTCGAAGCGAAACCTCGTTTATTCGATAGTTTTCAAGTATCAGTTGAGAGTATTGAAGTCATAAAGGTAGAAGAAACAGAAATACCATTATCGCTAGCTCTTTTATTAAGCATCCAAGAAGAAGGAAAAATGACCGGTTCAACAGCAGGCCACTTAGTGAAGGAGTATTTACATACACTTGTAGCGGACACCCATTTAGAGGGAAAAGCCAAATCCTCTGAGCAATTAACTGAACTGGATTATGCAGAGCTTGAGGGAGAAATGACGGGACATCCATGGATTACCTATAATAAAGGGCGGATCGGGTTCGGATATGATGATTATCTGGAGTACGCACCCGAACAACAAAGGAAGGTAAACCTATCCTGGATCGCCGTCCACCAAAACATCGGCTCATTTCATTCTATTGAACGTTTAGCTTATAGAGAACTACTTACACAGGAACTGGGGCAAGCGAAAAGTGAGCAGTTTAAAAAAAGGCTTAAGGATCTAGGCGTAACGGAATCGGATTACTACTTCATGCCGATTCATGAATGGCAATGGAACAACATGATCGTCTCTATGTTTGCTGCAGAAATCGCTAAGAGAGAAATTATTCCACTGGGAGAAGGAGAGGATGATTACCTCCCACAGCAATCGATTCGCACATTTGTTAATGTCACCAATAAAGATCACTATCATGTCAAGCTGCCAATCAGCATTTTAAATACGCTTGTCCATAGGGGATTGCCAAGTGAGAGAACGGTTATTGCGCCTGAAGTAACGGAATTTATGAAGAACATACTTGAACACGATTCATTTTTAAAAGAAACATGTCGTCTTGGTCTGTTAGGTGAGGTTGCAACGATGAATGTTGATCACCGTGCATTTCATCAATTAAAAGGTGTTCCCTATCAATATTTAGAAATGCTTGGCGTTGTATGGAGGGAAAGTATTTACAAGGAAGTTCAAGGAGACGAGAATCCCATTACACTGGCGGCGCTGCTATATGTGGATCATGAAGGCACCCCATTTGTATCAAAGCTCATTGAAAAATCAGGACTGACAGTGGAGCAGTGGGTTCATAAATTGACAAACGCAATTCTGCCACCGCTGCTCCACTGCCTATATCAATATGGTGTAGTCTTTTCACCGCACGGCCAAAATACAGTGCTGGTCCTGAAAGATTCCATACCTGAACGGATTATCATGAAAGATTTTGTTGACGACGTAAATATCAGTGACCAGCCACTTCCGGAATTGGCTGAGTTGTCATCTGAAATGAAAGAGGTTTTGCGCTGCGAACCACCTGAAGGTTTGACACAGTTTATTTTTACCGGATTGTTCATTTGTCATTTCCGTTATCTAAGTAATATTTTGCAGGAAAACGAACAATTCTCTGAACATCGTTTTTGGAGTATTGTCCGTGAAGAGGTTCTATCCTATCAGGCTAAATTTCCGCAATTACAGGAACGATTCGAGCTGTTTGATTTGTTCCGTCCAACATTTACCAAACTTACCCTGAATCGGAATCGGATGTTTGATTATGGATATGAAGATGGAGACGACCGTCCGCACGCAAGCGAGCATGGAAACGTTGCGAACGCCCTTCATGAAGTAATCTCTCAAAACGATCATGTGAAAAAGAGAGTATTTAAGTGA
- a CDS encoding lysine N(6)-hydroxylase/L-ornithine N(5)-oxygenase family protein, producing MANKQILDVIGVGIGPFNLGLAALLEKTECRSLFFDQKAHFDWHPGMMLEGATLQVPFMADAVTMVDPTSPFSFMNYLHEQKRLYHFYFLEKFHIPRSEYNHYCQWMAEQLPQLQFACEVMNIEQTEEGHFCVTVFSSSDKERETYYAKHVVVGVGTKPFIPEKFHSALGDQVFHSSQYKDKRNDMLKADSVTVIGSGQSAAEIFHDLLSNQHSHAYKLSWYTRSRGFYPMEYSKLGLEHFSPDYTRYFYNLPKEKKQSILDKQGLLYKGISVDTIAGIYELLYERTVGANTTNVHLQALTELESIEERDGHYQLSMCQYEQGENKQVESEIVILATGYHPFIPACFNGIKSILEWDELGQLVVHEDYQLNNAGHHHLFIQNGELHTHGVGAPDLGLGAFRNATIINQIAGKEIYQIYENSVFQQFGTGSGR from the coding sequence TTGGCAAATAAACAAATTTTAGACGTCATTGGAGTAGGAATTGGTCCCTTTAATCTCGGTTTAGCAGCATTGCTTGAAAAAACAGAATGTCGTTCGTTGTTTTTTGATCAAAAAGCTCATTTTGACTGGCATCCAGGAATGATGCTAGAAGGGGCGACACTGCAGGTACCTTTTATGGCGGATGCTGTAACAATGGTGGATCCAACAAGCCCGTTCAGCTTTATGAACTATTTGCATGAGCAGAAGCGGCTGTATCATTTCTACTTTCTTGAGAAATTTCATATTCCAAGGTCAGAGTATAATCATTATTGTCAATGGATGGCAGAACAACTTCCACAGCTTCAGTTTGCATGCGAAGTGATGAACATTGAGCAAACTGAAGAGGGACATTTTTGCGTTACTGTTTTTTCTTCTAGCGATAAGGAACGAGAAACGTATTATGCAAAACATGTGGTAGTTGGAGTGGGAACAAAGCCGTTCATTCCAGAAAAATTTCATTCGGCACTCGGTGATCAGGTATTTCATTCTTCACAGTATAAGGATAAGCGGAACGATATGCTAAAAGCTGATTCGGTTACGGTAATTGGCTCAGGGCAAAGTGCGGCTGAAATTTTTCATGATCTATTGTCCAACCAACATAGTCACGCGTATAAATTATCCTGGTATACAAGATCAAGGGGATTTTATCCGATGGAATACTCCAAGCTTGGGTTGGAGCATTTTTCACCAGATTACACTCGCTATTTTTATAATTTGCCGAAAGAAAAGAAACAATCAATCCTGGACAAGCAGGGATTACTGTACAAAGGAATTAGCGTTGATACAATTGCCGGCATTTATGAATTATTGTATGAACGAACGGTTGGAGCCAATACGACCAACGTTCATTTACAGGCGTTGACCGAGCTTGAGTCCATCGAAGAACGGGATGGTCACTATCAGTTATCCATGTGCCAGTACGAACAAGGGGAAAACAAGCAAGTGGAAAGTGAGATTGTCATTCTTGCAACAGGTTATCATCCATTTATTCCAGCGTGCTTTAACGGGATAAAGTCCATACTGGAATGGGATGAGTTAGGTCAGCTTGTTGTTCATGAGGATTATCAATTGAATAATGCAGGTCATCATCACTTATTTATACAAAACGGGGAGCTTCATACACACGGGGTCGGCGCGCCCGATTTAGGACTTGGGGCGTTCCGGAACGCTACAATAATTAACCAAATAGCTGGAAAAGAAATCTATCAAATCTATGAAAACAGTGTATTTCAACAATTTGGAACAGGGAGTGGTCGATAA
- a CDS encoding GNAT family N-acetyltransferase translates to MSNFHVPVERYDSVIQQTISFRPVCMTEDIGRLHSWMHEEHVVPFWNLNIPMKNYRTHLDENLLDDHQILLIGELDGVPMSYWESYWVKGDIVGDYYAFDEFDQGIHLLIGPREFLGKGLIYPLLMTILDKKFHVTKTRRIIAEPDIRNEKMIHVFKKCGFQPVKEIELPDKTGLLMACERKMFERRWTDWQINKF, encoded by the coding sequence ATGTCTAATTTCCACGTCCCAGTTGAACGGTATGATTCGGTAATTCAACAGACGATTTCCTTTCGCCCGGTATGTATGACAGAAGATATAGGGCGGCTTCATTCATGGATGCATGAAGAGCATGTGGTCCCCTTTTGGAATTTAAATATTCCAATGAAAAATTATCGAACACATTTAGATGAAAATTTGCTTGATGATCATCAAATACTCTTGATTGGTGAACTTGATGGCGTACCGATGAGTTATTGGGAGTCCTATTGGGTGAAGGGCGATATTGTCGGAGATTATTATGCCTTTGATGAGTTCGATCAGGGGATTCACTTATTGATCGGGCCAAGAGAGTTTTTAGGAAAGGGCCTTATCTATCCATTATTAATGACGATTTTGGATAAAAAATTTCACGTAACCAAAACGCGTAGGATCATAGCGGAACCTGATATACGAAATGAAAAAATGATTCACGTGTTTAAAAAATGTGGTTTTCAACCTGTTAAAGAAATTGAATTGCCCGACAAGACGGGTTTACTGATGGCATGTGAACGGAAAATGTTTGAAAGAAGGTGGACGGATTGGCAAATAAACAAATTTTAG
- a CDS encoding IucA/IucC family protein, with translation MNIPFITNHLTIQNLINCYVRETGRGEWRSAHEVPVALGDERIKQVLVISLEQQSITLYFPVQYKSVTDRHLFTPVTYYQVKNEGAKELDYITLLASMQKEFSLTSNKPVQTAELMLRTILSYQNMKGILSERSDNLEECYQMEKTFLQSEQSLLVGHQVHPTPKSRQGIDVDEEHIFAPERKGAFQLHYFRAVNDIVEEDSILSQNASELIKEGVKKDPFVSQSFKDEYCRGNSFSLIPVHPLQARKLLGREDVGNLIQLGKLDYLGPHGRKYYPTSSVRTVYHPEASFMYKFSIPVKITNSLRINKRKELNRGVEVSRLLHGELREKLTEAHPSFRIIEDPAYITLKLGLEETGFEVVIRENSFQAGNDSRTTLLAALCQDHIAGGSSHLANIIYEIAGKENISIAAASEQWFVRYLKVGLRPLYWLYATYGIALEAHQQNSIIKLDEQGYPSIFYYRDNQGYYFMESKANALKQLVPTLNEKSDTICADSIAEERFRYYVFFNHLFGLINAFGVNRLIDEHRLLEMMRVELSDFKKQLGDHTNLLDSLLYEEKLPCKANLLTRVHDMDELEGSMETQSVYVHLTNPLVVAAGGRHV, from the coding sequence ATGAATATTCCATTCATCACTAATCATCTTACCATACAAAATTTGATTAATTGTTATGTGAGGGAAACAGGGAGAGGGGAATGGAGGTCTGCTCACGAAGTCCCTGTTGCATTAGGGGACGAAAGGATCAAGCAGGTATTGGTTATTTCGTTGGAACAGCAGTCGATTACCTTATATTTTCCAGTTCAATATAAATCAGTGACAGACCGCCATCTCTTTACACCAGTTACGTATTATCAAGTAAAGAATGAAGGAGCGAAAGAGCTTGATTACATTACGCTGCTTGCATCTATGCAAAAAGAATTTTCACTTACATCCAATAAACCTGTTCAAACGGCTGAACTAATGCTTCGAACAATCTTAAGCTATCAGAATATGAAAGGTATTCTTTCAGAGCGAAGCGATAATCTGGAAGAATGCTATCAAATGGAAAAAACGTTTCTTCAATCTGAGCAATCGCTGCTTGTCGGGCATCAAGTACATCCGACACCGAAAAGTCGTCAAGGAATTGATGTGGATGAAGAGCACATTTTTGCGCCGGAACGAAAAGGAGCATTCCAGCTTCATTACTTCCGGGCTGTAAATGATATCGTCGAAGAAGATTCTATTTTGTCTCAAAATGCTTCCGAACTTATCAAAGAAGGCGTAAAGAAAGACCCTTTTGTTTCACAATCGTTTAAGGATGAATATTGCCGGGGAAATAGTTTTTCCCTCATCCCTGTTCATCCGTTGCAAGCACGAAAGCTGTTAGGGCGGGAAGATGTAGGGAACCTGATTCAGTTAGGAAAACTTGATTATCTGGGTCCACACGGAAGAAAATATTATCCAACATCTTCAGTGCGGACTGTGTACCATCCAGAGGCCAGCTTTATGTATAAATTTTCGATTCCTGTGAAAATTACCAATTCGCTGCGCATCAATAAACGAAAAGAGCTTAATCGCGGCGTGGAAGTAAGCCGCTTGCTTCATGGAGAGCTTCGCGAAAAGCTGACAGAAGCGCATCCATCGTTCCGCATTATCGAGGATCCAGCTTATATTACATTGAAGCTTGGCCTAGAAGAAACTGGATTTGAAGTGGTCATACGGGAAAATTCATTTCAAGCAGGGAACGATTCACGAACGACGTTGCTTGCGGCACTTTGTCAAGATCATATAGCCGGAGGGTCTTCCCATTTAGCCAATATCATTTATGAAATAGCAGGCAAAGAAAACATTTCAATCGCCGCCGCAAGTGAACAATGGTTTGTCAGGTATTTAAAGGTCGGCTTGCGTCCGCTTTATTGGTTGTATGCTACGTATGGAATAGCTCTTGAAGCCCATCAGCAAAATTCCATTATAAAACTGGATGAGCAAGGGTATCCTTCCATTTTTTATTATCGTGATAATCAGGGTTACTATTTTATGGAATCGAAGGCCAACGCCTTAAAACAGCTCGTTCCAACTTTAAATGAAAAAAGTGACACGATATGTGCCGACTCGATTGCAGAGGAACGATTCCGTTACTATGTCTTTTTCAATCACTTGTTCGGTTTGATTAATGCTTTTGGGGTCAACCGGCTAATCGATGAACATCGATTACTAGAAATGATGAGAGTGGAACTGTCAGACTTTAAGAAACAGTTAGGCGATCATACAAATTTACTTGATTCTTTATTATATGAAGAGAAACTGCCATGCAAAGCTAACCTGTTAACGAGGGTGCACGATATGGATGAGCTCGAAGGATCTATGGAGACGCAATCGGTGTATGTTCATCTTACAAATCCATTGGTTGTAGCGGCAGGTGGGCGCCATGTCTAA
- a CDS encoding pyridoxal phosphate-dependent decarboxylase family protein has protein sequence MKTNFTQWFLHSSNESKNMYRTLMDRAVALITEQTTSTTHPFSGASHHEIEETVKEMLTIPSAGQKIEDVMEEIQNGIVRNSLWVSHPSAMAHLHCPPVLPSLAAEVIINALNQSMDSWDQSPSATYIEADLINFLTKQIGYLDHADGVFTSGGTQSNYMGLLLARNKACQTYFSINVHKEGLPVEASKLRILCSEHAHFSVQQSAAQLGLGMDAVVKVEVDDKQRLCLSDAKEKIERLREQGLLPFMVVATAGTTDFGSLDCIREIAKLTNEEQLWLHVDAAYGGALLFSHQYRYLVSDLCLADSITIDFHKLYYQSISCGAFFVKDRKDFQQIAYHADYLNSEEDQADGIINLVEKSVQTTKRFDALKLLMTFKLMGTDLLGELIDYTVNLARETALLLKEELSFKVLNDPEINVVLFRYLPLDHREDQAYVDEINLGIQRACYQSGELIMAKTKQNGNVYLKFTMLNPVNSISNMQVHIKRMKKAAEKIEKERGEIRYEYSIHH, from the coding sequence ATGAAAACAAACTTTACACAATGGTTTCTCCATTCTAGTAATGAAAGCAAAAATATGTACCGTACACTCATGGATAGGGCTGTTGCTTTAATTACGGAGCAGACAACAAGTACAACTCACCCATTTTCTGGGGCATCTCATCACGAGATTGAAGAAACAGTGAAGGAGATGCTCACGATCCCATCAGCAGGGCAGAAGATTGAGGATGTGATGGAGGAAATCCAAAATGGAATTGTGAGAAATTCTTTATGGGTTTCCCATCCTTCTGCTATGGCGCATCTTCATTGCCCGCCTGTACTTCCGTCGCTTGCAGCTGAAGTCATTATCAATGCACTCAATCAATCGATGGATTCGTGGGACCAAAGCCCTTCTGCCACTTACATTGAGGCGGATTTAATTAATTTTTTGACGAAGCAGATTGGCTATCTTGATCACGCCGATGGTGTTTTTACAAGCGGTGGAACACAGTCCAATTATATGGGTTTATTGCTTGCCCGCAATAAAGCCTGTCAGACGTATTTCTCGATAAATGTTCACAAAGAGGGGTTGCCGGTTGAAGCAAGTAAATTACGGATTCTTTGCTCGGAACACGCCCATTTTTCGGTCCAGCAATCGGCGGCGCAGCTTGGACTAGGCATGGATGCTGTAGTAAAGGTGGAGGTAGATGACAAACAACGACTTTGTCTAAGCGATGCAAAGGAAAAAATTGAACGGCTAAGGGAGCAAGGACTTCTTCCCTTTATGGTTGTGGCAACGGCAGGAACGACAGACTTTGGCAGCCTGGATTGCATACGTGAGATTGCAAAGCTTACGAATGAAGAACAATTGTGGCTGCACGTTGACGCAGCCTATGGTGGGGCTCTATTATTTTCTCACCAATATCGCTATCTTGTCAGTGATTTATGCTTAGCCGATTCCATTACAATCGATTTCCATAAGCTTTACTACCAATCTATAAGTTGTGGAGCTTTCTTCGTGAAAGATAGAAAGGATTTTCAACAAATTGCTTATCATGCAGATTACTTGAATAGTGAAGAAGACCAGGCGGACGGTATTATCAATCTTGTGGAAAAAAGTGTTCAAACAACAAAACGGTTTGATGCTTTAAAGCTGTTGATGACGTTTAAATTGATGGGAACTGATTTGCTTGGAGAACTGATTGATTATACTGTTAATTTGGCCAGAGAAACAGCATTGCTGTTAAAAGAAGAACTTTCGTTTAAGGTGCTGAATGATCCGGAAATCAATGTTGTCTTATTTCGCTACTTACCCTTAGATCACCGGGAAGATCAGGCATATGTGGATGAAATTAACCTCGGGATTCAACGTGCCTGCTATCAAAGCGGGGAACTGATCATGGCGAAGACGAAACAAAACGGAAACGTATATTTGAAATTTACCATGCTCAACCCCGTCAATTCGATTAGCAATATGCAGGTCCATATAAAGCGAATGAAAAAGGCTGCAGAAAAAATAGAAAAAGAGCGAGGAGAGATTCGCTATGAATATTCCATTCATCACTAA
- a CDS encoding diaminobutyrate--2-oxoglutarate transaminase: MVESTVGGNEAILSMQEKRESNARSYPRKFPLAIKRAEGVHVTDMDGKQYMDCLAGAGTLALGHNHMVVREAIENVMQSYLPLHTLDITTPVKEAFIDEVFASLPQSFAEKAKIHFCGPTGADAVEAALKLVKTATGDRAILSFQGGYHGSTHGTMSVSGTIGPKKNVHALVPDAHFLPYPYEYRCPFGMGKEGHRISSTYIENLLDNPEGGIVKPAGIIVEVVQGEGGSVPAPIEWLKELRRITKERDIPLIIDEVQTGIGRTGKMFAFEHAGIEPDVLVLSKAIGGSLPLSVVVYDRSLDQWEPGTHIGTFRGNQMAMAAGQAALRFINEKHLPEYALEMGTYLIEQLKSIQERVSSIGDVRGRGLMIGVEIINPMKQPNGIGSYPAYTDLAKKIQQECFSRGLILEVGGRFDTVIRLLPPLIISKEQIDEVLQRFSEAITSAEAQFGLR, encoded by the coding sequence ATGGTGGAATCAACCGTTGGAGGAAATGAAGCAATTTTATCAATGCAAGAAAAAAGAGAATCAAACGCAAGGTCCTATCCAAGAAAGTTTCCTCTTGCAATTAAAAGGGCAGAAGGCGTTCATGTAACGGATATGGATGGAAAGCAATATATGGATTGTTTAGCAGGAGCAGGAACGCTGGCTTTAGGTCACAATCACATGGTCGTCCGGGAAGCAATCGAAAATGTCATGCAGTCATATTTACCCTTACATACATTAGATATAACGACACCAGTAAAAGAAGCATTTATTGATGAGGTGTTCGCTTCTTTGCCACAATCATTTGCTGAAAAAGCCAAGATACATTTTTGTGGGCCAACAGGTGCTGATGCAGTAGAAGCAGCCTTGAAATTAGTGAAGACGGCAACTGGCGATAGGGCTATACTTTCTTTTCAAGGAGGTTATCACGGATCGACACACGGAACTATGAGTGTTAGCGGGACAATAGGGCCAAAGAAGAATGTTCATGCACTTGTACCAGATGCCCATTTTCTTCCGTATCCGTATGAATACCGCTGCCCGTTCGGTATGGGCAAAGAGGGACACCGCATTAGCAGTACATACATTGAAAATTTATTGGATAATCCTGAAGGCGGTATTGTCAAGCCTGCCGGTATTATTGTAGAAGTTGTACAAGGTGAAGGTGGTTCCGTCCCTGCTCCAATCGAGTGGTTAAAAGAGCTTCGCCGTATTACGAAAGAACGAGACATCCCATTGATCATCGATGAAGTGCAAACGGGTATCGGGCGAACAGGTAAAATGTTTGCATTCGAGCATGCTGGAATCGAGCCGGATGTCCTTGTGCTTTCAAAAGCAATAGGGGGAAGCCTTCCACTTTCTGTTGTTGTATACGATCGTAGTCTTGATCAATGGGAACCAGGAACACATATTGGAACATTTAGAGGTAACCAAATGGCGATGGCGGCTGGTCAAGCAGCTTTACGTTTTATAAACGAGAAACATTTGCCAGAATATGCTCTTGAGATGGGTACCTATTTAATAGAACAGTTGAAATCTATTCAAGAAAGAGTGTCTTCCATTGGCGATGTGAGGGGCAGAGGACTGATGATTGGAGTCGAAATTATTAATCCTATGAAGCAGCCAAACGGAATTGGCAGTTATCCGGCCTATACTGACCTTGCCAAAAAAATTCAACAAGAATGCTTCAGCCGAGGATTAATTTTAGAAGTTGGAGGCCGTTTTGATACCGTAATCCGCCTGTTGCCCCCATTAATTATTTCTAAAGAGCAAATTGATGAGGTATTGCAACGCTTCAGTGAAGCAATTACAAGTGCCGAAGCTCAATTTGGACTGCGATAG
- a CDS encoding peptidylprolyl isomerase, whose amino-acid sequence MKVLSNYKGLLLIVGAVIFIMMITGCGAQSDNQTEEQEPEGQTKQDSGQDKSAQENPIVTITMENDEQIKIELYPKIAPNTVNNFISLVEKGFYDGLIFHRVIPEFMIQGGDPKGTGTGGPGYSIKGEFSSNGFENELKHERGVISMARSQDPDSAGSQFFIMVKASPNLDGEYAAFGKVVEGMDTVDAIVSVERNDADKPLEDQRMKTVKVDTNGKDYPKPEVIK is encoded by the coding sequence ATGAAAGTGTTGTCTAACTATAAAGGACTTTTATTAATTGTTGGAGCAGTGATTTTCATCATGATGATTACAGGTTGCGGGGCGCAATCAGATAATCAAACAGAGGAACAAGAGCCGGAGGGCCAGACTAAACAGGACAGCGGGCAGGACAAGTCCGCACAAGAAAATCCAATCGTCACCATTACCATGGAAAATGATGAACAGATTAAGATTGAATTGTATCCGAAAATCGCCCCAAATACCGTCAATAATTTTATTTCTTTAGTTGAAAAAGGGTTTTATGATGGGTTAATTTTTCATCGCGTGATTCCTGAATTTATGATTCAAGGCGGTGATCCTAAAGGAACTGGTACCGGTGGACCTGGATATTCGATTAAGGGTGAATTCAGTTCAAATGGTTTTGAAAATGAATTAAAGCATGAGCGTGGCGTTATTTCGATGGCCCGTTCCCAAGACCCGGATTCAGCGGGATCACAGTTTTTCATCATGGTAAAAGCATCACCAAATCTTGATGGAGAGTACGCTGCATTTGGGAAAGTTGTGGAAGGAATGGATACCGTCGATGCCATTGTTTCCGTAGAACGCAATGATGCTGACAAACCATTGGAAGACCAGCGAATGAAAACTGTAAAAGTAGATACCAATGGAAAGGATTATCCTAAACCGGAAGTAATAAAATAG